A single window of Chitinophaga sp. XS-30 DNA harbors:
- the xylA gene encoding xylose isomerase — protein MNIITGDKAYFPSVGQIRFEGPQSDNPLAYKWYDENKVINGKPLKELFKFAVSYWHTFCGTGGDPFGPGTKHYPWLTASDPVQQAKDKMDAAFEFITKLGVPYYCFHDIDLVDEGSSLSQYESHLQQIVEYAKGKQKESGVKLLWGTANVFSNPRYMNGASTNPDFAVVAHAGTQVKNALDATIALGGENYVFWGGREGYMTLLNTNMKREVEHLARFLTMARDYARKQGFKGVFFIEPKPCEPTKHQYDYDSATVIGFLRQFGLDKDFKLNIEVNHATLAGHTFQHELQVAADAGMLGSIDANRGDYQNGWDTDQFPMNLNDLIETMLVILEAGGFAGGGVNFDAKTRRNSTDLEDIFHAHIGGMDTFARAAIIADRILRESPYKKFRTDRYASFDSGQGKAFEDGKLQLEDLRAFALANGEPAQISGKQEWLENIVNQYI, from the coding sequence ATGAATATCATCACAGGAGACAAAGCGTATTTTCCTTCCGTAGGACAGATCCGGTTTGAAGGACCGCAATCAGACAACCCGTTAGCCTACAAATGGTACGACGAGAACAAAGTGATCAACGGCAAGCCCCTGAAAGAGCTTTTCAAATTTGCCGTAAGCTACTGGCATACCTTCTGCGGCACGGGCGGCGATCCTTTTGGTCCGGGTACGAAACATTACCCCTGGCTCACTGCCAGCGATCCCGTACAGCAGGCCAAAGATAAAATGGATGCCGCATTTGAGTTCATCACCAAACTCGGCGTTCCTTATTATTGCTTTCACGATATCGATCTCGTGGATGAAGGCAGCAGCCTCTCCCAATACGAAAGCCATCTGCAGCAGATCGTGGAATATGCCAAAGGCAAGCAAAAGGAAAGCGGCGTGAAACTGCTCTGGGGCACGGCCAATGTGTTCAGCAACCCGCGTTACATGAACGGCGCATCCACCAATCCTGATTTTGCGGTGGTAGCGCATGCCGGTACACAGGTCAAGAACGCGCTGGATGCCACCATTGCACTCGGGGGGGAGAACTATGTATTCTGGGGCGGCCGCGAAGGCTACATGACCCTGCTCAATACCAATATGAAGCGGGAAGTGGAGCACCTGGCCCGTTTCCTCACCATGGCAAGGGATTATGCGCGCAAGCAGGGATTCAAGGGCGTGTTCTTCATCGAACCGAAACCCTGCGAGCCTACCAAGCATCAGTATGATTACGACAGCGCCACGGTGATCGGGTTCCTGCGCCAGTTCGGGCTGGACAAGGATTTCAAGCTGAACATTGAAGTGAACCATGCTACTCTCGCCGGCCACACCTTCCAGCACGAGTTGCAGGTAGCCGCTGATGCGGGGATGCTCGGCAGTATAGACGCGAACCGCGGCGACTATCAGAACGGCTGGGATACCGACCAGTTCCCGATGAATCTCAACGACCTCATTGAAACAATGCTGGTGATCCTCGAAGCCGGCGGCTTTGCCGGTGGCGGGGTGAACTTCGACGCCAAGACCCGCCGCAACTCAACAGACCTGGAAGACATCTTCCACGCGCATATCGGTGGTATGGATACCTTCGCCCGCGCGGCGATCATTGCGGACAGGATACTGCGGGAATCCCCCTACAAAAAATTCCGGACAGACCGCTATGCGTCGTTCGACAGCGGTCAGGGCAAGGCCTTTGAAGACGGCAAGCTGCAACTGGAAGACCTGCGCGCCTTTGCCCTCGCCAATGGCGAACCGGCACAGATCAGCGGCAAGCAGGAATGGCTGGAAAATATCGTCAATCAATACATTTAG
- a CDS encoding aldose 1-epimerase encodes MAFSIAHLQQQGFSMIELKDGTGTRIAVIPALGASLHTFEVDGLNVIDSYPDMDAFRAEVNGSFKSVKLSPFACRISNATYTWEQEQYTIAKSPIHGLLYDMAFETAQESADEAEAGITLVHQYKGTDPGYPFSYTCNVQYRLLPGGMLEVITTIINQSDRSMPLMDGWHPYFSTGTPVDQLELQFFSREIVEFDERLIPTGKLLPYDNFVQPKSLAGVELDNSFLLDFTQPSPLCTLRDPQKGVSIEFYPDEHYPVLQIYTPPHRRSIAIENLTGAPDAFNNGIGLVKLGAGQSRRFTTTIRVQRDIAAGRVPAR; translated from the coding sequence ATGGCTTTCAGTATTGCACACCTGCAGCAGCAGGGTTTCTCCATGATCGAATTGAAAGACGGCACAGGCACCCGCATAGCGGTCATTCCCGCCCTGGGCGCATCCCTGCATACTTTTGAAGTAGACGGGCTGAACGTGATAGACAGCTATCCGGATATGGATGCTTTCCGCGCAGAAGTGAATGGCAGCTTCAAAAGCGTGAAACTCAGCCCCTTTGCCTGCCGTATCAGCAACGCCACCTATACCTGGGAACAGGAACAATACACCATTGCCAAATCACCCATTCACGGCCTGTTATACGATATGGCATTTGAAACCGCGCAGGAATCGGCGGATGAAGCGGAAGCCGGCATTACCCTGGTGCATCAGTACAAAGGCACCGATCCCGGTTATCCATTTTCCTATACCTGTAATGTGCAATATCGCCTGCTGCCGGGCGGTATGCTGGAAGTGATCACCACGATCATCAATCAAAGTGATCGCTCCATGCCCCTGATGGACGGATGGCATCCGTATTTCAGCACCGGCACACCGGTAGACCAGCTGGAGCTGCAGTTCTTTTCCCGGGAGATCGTGGAGTTCGATGAGCGGTTGATCCCTACCGGGAAACTGTTGCCTTATGATAACTTTGTGCAGCCCAAAAGTCTCGCGGGTGTGGAGCTGGACAATTCTTTCCTGCTGGATTTTACGCAGCCCTCGCCGCTATGCACCCTTCGCGATCCGCAGAAAGGGGTCAGCATTGAATTTTACCCTGATGAACATTACCCGGTGTTGCAGATATACACCCCGCCGCATCGCCGCAGCATTGCTATCGAGAACCTTACCGGCGCGCCGGATGCTTTCAATAATGGCATCGGCCTGGTGAAGTTGGGAGCGGGGCAAAGCAGGCGGTTTACCACCACCATCCGGGTGCAGCGGGATATTGCGGCAGGCCGGGTTCCGGCCCGATAG
- a CDS encoding CsbD family protein, translated as MDILMIKGRWNEIKEKLRAMFADLSDTDLFYEQGKDDRLIGQIQIKLGKTRDEVISLIRSL; from the coding sequence ATGGACATTCTGATGATCAAGGGCCGGTGGAATGAGATCAAAGAGAAGCTGAGAGCGATGTTCGCCGATCTGTCCGATACCGACCTGTTTTATGAACAGGGGAAGGATGATCGCCTGATCGGGCAGATCCAGATCAAGCTCGGTAAAACAAGGGATGAAGTGATCTCCCTTATCCGTTCCTTGTAA